A window of the Fusobacterium sp. IOR10 genome harbors these coding sequences:
- the recJ gene encoding single-stranded-DNA-specific exonuclease RecJ — protein sequence MRNTRWIYKEKNNEYINDKYSKNILSILEERGVFGEENIEKFLNPHLKDLRDPFTLKDMEESINIILKLKKENKRICIYGDYDVDGVTSTTILVLAFKELGIQVDYYIPLRDEGYGLNKKAIKEIKDNGADLIITVDCGISSIEEIEYANKIGMNVIITDHHEINGELPRALAVINCKRKENEFSFDKLAGVGTAFMMLLALYRRLDMEAYVYKYIDLVAIGTVADIVPLVEDNRIIVKNGLKILGKTKWNGLKFLLRKLYENSGTREYNTYDIGFRIAPIFNAAGRLEDAKKSVELLISNDNKECDIISYDLLNKNKERKEVQESILSKVEYEIENKKLYENSSIVVAHEDFHSGVIGIVASKIVDKYYKPTVILNIKKEEGIAVGSCRSIEGFSIIQALNSMKELFVKYGGHAGAAGLTIEISKINIFKEKLDAHVHENLGDKYLLKPIKIDQKIGVHKISYDFLEELSLLEPFGFGNSTPLFSIENCSYLNLRKIGKEKNHLMLNLVKNDVEIKNCVWFGAGDMYNFIGESYLLDIAFKLKMERYKNRYQYKIFIEDVKKSVDSNEYLNMEAIKNFEIYDTKFPIKTVFYTRKEIGSKLNIIYSDGKVYVTDRKVTVGELDEAISYILIKSKEYFGYNFKLSLIKIVGTDDNFNVYVEIDRDYNFETYKIKDGEIFKEIKNYLIGELEYNSFQKKILKGIFKEKENILGIYKNNRGIGVLIKTISLYYKSIGKKALLVTKNNFFKKEKIKNYIETSEKIENGYDFYIFLDYQLKEYIDKSLVLNKKNIKNCEFKTIEDDFEIPKNINFIEEPLLINKENIWSKKLSINEKCSTLKKIKNGKEIFATENIKVLF from the coding sequence ATGAGGAATACAAGATGGATATATAAGGAAAAAAATAATGAATATATAAATGACAAGTATAGTAAAAATATTCTTTCCATTTTAGAAGAGAGAGGAGTTTTTGGAGAGGAGAATATTGAAAAATTTTTAAATCCACATTTAAAAGATTTAAGAGATCCATTTACTCTTAAAGATATGGAAGAAAGTATAAATATAATTTTAAAATTAAAAAAAGAAAATAAAAGAATTTGTATATATGGAGATTACGATGTTGATGGAGTTACTTCAACAACAATATTAGTTTTAGCTTTTAAAGAGCTGGGAATACAAGTGGATTATTATATTCCCCTTAGGGATGAAGGATATGGACTTAATAAAAAAGCTATAAAAGAAATTAAGGACAATGGAGCAGATTTAATTATAACAGTTGATTGTGGTATATCTTCCATTGAAGAAATAGAGTATGCAAATAAAATAGGAATGAATGTAATTATCACTGACCATCATGAAATTAATGGGGAATTACCAAGGGCTTTAGCTGTAATTAATTGTAAAAGAAAGGAAAATGAATTTTCTTTTGATAAATTAGCAGGGGTAGGCACTGCTTTTATGATGCTTTTAGCACTATATAGAAGATTAGATATGGAAGCATATGTATATAAGTATATTGATCTTGTTGCAATAGGAACAGTTGCAGATATTGTTCCCTTAGTTGAAGATAATAGAATAATTGTAAAAAATGGACTAAAAATTTTAGGTAAAACCAAATGGAATGGGTTGAAATTTTTATTGAGAAAACTTTATGAGAATAGTGGAACTAGAGAATACAATACCTATGATATTGGTTTTAGAATAGCTCCTATATTTAATGCAGCAGGAAGATTAGAAGATGCAAAAAAAAGTGTTGAGTTATTAATAAGTAACGATAATAAAGAATGTGATATTATTTCCTATGATTTATTAAATAAAAATAAGGAAAGGAAAGAAGTGCAAGAGAGTATTTTATCTAAAGTGGAATATGAAATAGAAAATAAAAAGCTTTATGAAAATAGCTCAATAGTAGTTGCACATGAAGACTTTCATAGTGGTGTTATTGGAATAGTTGCTTCAAAAATTGTTGACAAATATTATAAACCAACAGTAATATTAAACATAAAAAAAGAAGAGGGAATAGCTGTAGGTTCTTGTAGAAGTATAGAAGGTTTTAGTATTATTCAAGCTTTAAATTCAATGAAAGAATTATTTGTGAAATATGGTGGGCATGCTGGAGCAGCAGGACTTACAATAGAAATTTCTAAAATAAATATATTTAAAGAGAAATTAGATGCCCATGTTCATGAAAACTTAGGGGATAAATATTTATTAAAACCAATAAAAATAGATCAAAAAATAGGTGTTCACAAGATATCTTATGATTTTTTAGAGGAATTATCCCTATTGGAGCCTTTTGGATTTGGAAATTCCACACCTTTATTTTCCATTGAGAATTGTAGCTATTTAAATTTAAGAAAAATAGGAAAAGAGAAAAATCATTTAATGCTTAATTTAGTGAAAAATGACGTAGAAATAAAAAATTGCGTTTGGTTTGGTGCAGGGGACATGTATAATTTCATAGGAGAAAGTTATCTTTTAGATATAGCTTTTAAATTAAAAATGGAGAGATACAAAAATAGGTATCAATATAAAATATTTATTGAGGATGTTAAAAAATCAGTTGATAGTAATGAATATTTAAATATGGAGGCTATTAAAAATTTTGAAATATATGACACTAAATTTCCAATAAAGACAGTTTTTTATACAAGAAAAGAGATAGGTAGTAAACTTAATATAATTTATAGTGATGGAAAAGTTTATGTAACAGATAGAAAAGTTACTGTTGGAGAGTTAGATGAGGCAATTTCTTATATTTTAATAAAATCAAAGGAATATTTTGGATATAATTTTAAACTTTCATTGATTAAAATAGTTGGTACAGATGACAATTTTAATGTGTATGTGGAAATAGATAGAGATTATAATTTTGAAACCTATAAAATAAAAGATGGGGAAATATTTAAAGAAATAAAAAATTATTTAATAGGAGAACTAGAGTATAATTCTTTTCAAAAGAAAATATTAAAGGGAATATTTAAGGAAAAAGAAAATATTTTAGGAATTTATAAAAATAACAGAGGGATAGGGGTATTGATTAAAACAATATCTTTGTACTACAAAAGTATAGGAAAAAAAGCTCTATTAGTTACTAAAAATAATTTTTTTAAGAAAGAAAAAATAAAAAATTATATTGAAACTTCTGAAAAAATAGAAAATGGATATGATTTTTATATATTCTTAGATTATCAATTGAAAGAATATATTGATAAAAGCTTAGTTTTAAATAAAAAAAATATAAAAAATTGTGAATTTAAAACAATTGAGGATGATTTTGAAATACCTAAAAATATTAATTTTATTGAAGAACCTTTGTTGATTAACAAAGAAAATATTTGGTCTAAAAAATTATCTA